The Penaeus vannamei isolate JL-2024 chromosome 23, ASM4276789v1, whole genome shotgun sequence DNA window AGGGCATATATATGCTTGACTTGAAGAGTAAAGCCCACTAGTTACCCTCATACTAGGGAGATACTAGATTTTATTTTACAATCTACGTGATGTATTTGTGTAATGTATTACATCTTTGTAATAAGAGTATCCATGATGCCTGGAACATTCATATTCCCATTCAGAAAGTTGCCCAAGAGGTATTAGTAGATCTGAGAAACAAGAGACCAtacattttcatttatgtttacatatggtACATACTATATAGTAGGACATGATATAAAGCAGTGATATTGCACTGAATTtcggaatagaagagagaatatGCCAAGGAGTGAGAAACTGTTAGACTTAATGTATCTCTAGGATGATTTACTTTGGTTAATATTATATGAATGGAAGTCCATGAATTTGTTATATATCCTACCTGCAAAGAATGCTTACACTTGAACCATTCAAGTTTTCTCTTTTTAAGCAGGCATTACAGGAGGCATTCTAGGTCAGGTGATGTTAAGAGGTTACACACTGTTCTAGGAGTCATGTTACCATACACACTGTCCATGTCATTCTTATACTGATGTGAAGACACTTCATGTGGTTTACTCGTCACACCAGCACAGTTCCGGGAGGTCCTATGAGGGCAATGTCTTTTCACATGGCATTTAACAAAAGCAACATTTTTATACAGTTTTTACCCAGAAGGAATAGCACAATGATTCTCCCAGCCATTATAGACCACCATAACATTCTATGTTTTGTTTCTGGACTAATACAGCCTTAAGGCATTATAGTATCATTGGTATTCCATTCCCTTTACATTATATTCACTTCCTCAGATTTGGCTGACAGTGAAGCAACTGATGACCTGAAAGACAAGAAATCAAACCATGAAGTAGAGATCTCTATATCAGTAATGATTATTTCAAACTAATTCTGAACTATGGTTGCTCATACAGCTTAACTGACTTTACTATCTCTTTCCCAATATTACAATATGAAGACGAAAATCAAATTAAATAAAGGCATCAAATAAGACTGAAGCAAAAACTAACTTTGATGTTGCATGTTTCAGTCCTGAGGAGGATTCTTGACTACTGACTGACGGTGAGGATCTGCTGCCCTTTTTGAGGACCCGCTCTAAGTAGGCAGCTGGAGCCCAACCCTCGTAAGGCGTCCCAGAAACCCTGACGTACCACCAGCCAGCGCATCCAACTTTGATCAAGTCTACATAGTCTCCCTCACGCAGGCTGACTTCAGATCCTCCCATGGCATTGTAGTCAGCCAAGACAAGGAACCGTGATGAGGTGTACTGTAAATAGGGTATCTGGTATTAGATCTTGGCATTTCCTGAACTATGTATCCCAGGCAGTCCATGAATCTTAGCAGCAAGGTAACAGAAGAAAGTTCTTAGCAACCTACACATACCTCTGTGCTCTCAGAGAATGTTTCttgatcctcttcctcatcagaAGCAGAATAATCTGATGAccaactctcctcttcctcttctggaGCATCACCCAGAGTGGCATCCACAGACTTTATCCGCAGAGAGCGTTTGCCTATTTCCCGACTGGGCTCACCTCCAGGGCGGCCCTCAGAGCTGCTAGAACTGATAGAGCCACCACTGCCAGTCACACCATTGCCTGCTATGTCCCATGATGCCGTCTGTCGTAGAGCCCTGCGgaacattaaataaataatataagtcAATACGATCATCAACAGTCAATCtcctgtagaaaaggtataacaTGAGGATATCCTTCATCTCAAAGGAGATGTCTCACCTGTGTTGAGTAGTGGGTGACAGAGGAGGAATTCGAATGCCATTAAGACTGGCACCTTTCTGTATTCTAGCGGAGTACTGCTTAATATTCTCTCCCTTGAGATACTCAAACTGATCGAGTAACACCCGCTTTATCTCCTTAACCCACAAGTCCTTGACTTCTGACGATGGAGCCAAAATGGTGTGGACCTCTTGCCGTCCCTGAAGCCAGACCTCAAACTTTCGAACATCACCTTTATGGCCTCGCACACTTTCTGTTAAACCAACCTGTGACATCTGAAGAAAGTAACAGGAATAAGTTGAATAATAAGGTTATTCACCTCTTTATAATGAACAAAATATACAATAATTTGTTTCTGTACTGCTATGAATATAAAAACCCTAATATCTGAAAAGTAAAAGCCACAAACCCAATCACCCATGAGCATCCATACCTTCAGAGCATTTTTGAAATGGTAAGTGGCACGATCTGTATCCTTGCCAGTTCTCTTGGTGAAAAGTAGCATCTTTTCGTAAAGGAAAATGTGTCTTTGTGCTGGCTTCAGACGGAGCTCGCGAAGTCCCTTTTTGCTGTCATTCCACACACTGAAGGGGCCTTGCATGAGCAGCTTCCCCAGGTCTGCTAGATTGCCctgcacagaaaaaaaacgaaaacatataAAGCTTCCGGGTAATTCCTAATTTGCAAACATATCAAAACAGACAGGTTATAAAATCTTGAAGAAGGCTTGAAAAAGATCAACATATCAGTTTAATCATCACTAAACATCATAGATTTGAAATCTGTTTGCAATTATAACACCACAACTATAATGGGAAAAAATTCTGTTACCTTAAAAATCAATAAGCTCAAGGAATACTTCTAACATATTAAACCAATGTATAAGCATAGGTCACACCCATTAATCAAGCAAGGTTCTTACCGGGAATCCTGTGATGGCAACCTGATGCATGGAGTCATTGAGGCACTTGAGGACTGTGAGCATTGTGTCGACCGCCTCCTGCAACTCCCGGCGACCTTGGCTACCTTCTACGCATTTCAGTAAGTCCTGTTTTAAAAGAGGGTGAAATTCATGGTACAACTTTCAACTTTCAATTACCTTCATGTAAATCAATATAGATGCCACTGAACCAATATTACTACAATAAGAAACACCAGTAATCACTGCCTGATTAAAAAGGGCACCTATTCACTGGAGGAGACAAAAGAGCAAGCACATGGACAGATCCTAACCTTCAACAGGAGCTGATACTTTGTAATGCGTTGCACAGGCTTCAGAAGGTAGGCACCAAGTGGCAGTTTGTGATGGAGACGACGCTGACACTCTTTGAAAAATGGGTTTTGATCACCTACTTGCCGACGCAGTTCTTCACTTTGGGGCTTATTCTGACAGTACAGTGAGTACAACCGATGGAATGTATCCTTCTGCAGGTAAAGAAGTATGAAATTAGATATAATAAAGGTAAACTGCATATTTGAATGTACAAAATAATACTTTAAAGCAACAAAAGGATTCAATTAATTCTCAACATTTAGTATCTATTGAATTCTGCAAATATCAAGTATTTCTAACAACTGACAGTTTCAACTATAAGAAACACATCTCACATGAGTTTTTCTCTTTACTCTGTTTTGAGTTTATCAAATATACACACTTCCTTGGTATTGCATAATTTCATTCAGTTTTAAATTTAGTAAGCTGCTTAGCTGGACAAAAGACCACCTAAAAAAGTAAATGCCAGAAAACACTGGGCTCGAATAAGGTTATTTCTTCTATAGGGCTGCCTAGTATTATTTAATGTGAGAAAAGTTAGAAGCAAACAGTACAATCTCAAAATTCAAATTCCATCCCTTATCCTAAACGAAAGATTAATTTTCATGTGGAGTTTCAGTTGTGGATATCAAGCCTATGAAGAGAAAATACTCCTTTATCAATCTATTGAACCTTTTGCCCCttaatgtgtatacacacgcacatgcacacgcagtcTTCCAATGAACTCACCCTCTGGACAAAACAAAGACCAATTAGCTCTGGCGTATTAATGCAGTTCTCCAAATCCCGCAGGAAGACATCATTATGGAAGCGGAAGATATCCTCCATGTTGCCAAAGAGAATATCACTCTTGCCATATAGGTTGATGGGGATAAGAGGCTGCATTTCTGGGTTTAGCATTTCATCCTTGTAACCCTAAGGAAAACAGAAACATTGTACATGTAACATTTGGGATGTTCATCCTAGATAGGTGCATAACTTTTGAAGTTATCAAACATATCATCACCAGTTTTAAGAGAACTTGAAGTTGGAATTATGCAAGCATATTTTCTGTAAACAATACTTTAGTACTTTTTTCAACCAAATATAATCTATTTAGAAGAACAGAACACATAACACATAAGCAATGAACAGAAAACACAGATGCTTGGGTTACTTTACCTTGAGAATAGAGCAGAGTTCTGACACATAGATTCTCTCTGTATCTAGAAGTTCACGGAGGACATGGCCTCGTTTAGCACGTGCAGCTTCGGCATCACCAACCCAGTCAGGAGAATCTCCACTGTCACCAAGCTGTCAGAAAAGGAATTATGCATCAGGCTGGGTACACACATTTGTACAGAAATTCTGTTAAAAacattttgtttctcatttttcacTACGTCTTCTCCTAACAACCTTTTTCCAGGGGGTCCTTtggatattacatataaataagtcAAGTGAATTATATTACAGATTACCTTTTGtgttctcattctttcactcaaataaatcaaatattgTCAGCCAGCAACAGTAAGGCATACAATTTCATTTCTCAACGAGCTGTACAAACGTGAAATGGCAAATTTTGGATGGCAGCAGAATTAAGAGACAAATGTGACCAGAGGTGCTGCTATGACATTTGCCAGGCAGAACATGCTGTTTCAAGAAGAGATGTAATCCCCATGTCCTGTCGAAGTTCTGGACCAACACTGGTTATTGAAGGAGATGCAAGCAACCCAATACAAAGTAAAATGAATAACAGCAACTTCATATTTTGGCATCCTAACATAAGAGAAAGTTAGAAACAATGAGGAGCATTGCATCAGTAAAACATACCAGTTTGTCTTTTGTTACATAATTAGTGTTACACTGACAAGATGATTTACTAGTAATTACAGTGGTATTACATGAATGACTATGATCATATCTCAGATCCAAAAAGTATGATCTGGAAAAAGTTTGGTGCAACATTATAAAAGTGCCAAAGTGACATGTCAGCTGAAAAATAAAGCTAATGCCATTCTTACATGGcctagcaataaatataatatgtttTTTCTAAATCATACCTAGATAAAAGTAGCATTGTTCACCAAAGAATGTAGAAACGCAAAATGTGTCTgaatgatcatagtaatactgTAGACCTTGTGCAAAATGGGGGTTTACCTAATACTgtgcaataaaagagaaaattttaAAAGGTGAATGGAAAACATCATAAAAATggcctttatatatacacagtttacATTATTGTATGTCAGGCTAAGAAAACTACAAAAAACATTCATGCATTTTAACACCAGTGGATCACCATTCAATATATGACAGCTGCTCCCATTGTTCATGTGTGAAGCCATACTGTAAGTGCTGTAGTTATACATAACACCATAAAAATTCACCAGGAAATGGATAATCTGAATCATGGCTCACTTAATATGTATGAAATCATATCTACCAGCTAATGGACCCAAttttatacacattatcataataatttctaaGAAGGCCCTCCTGCCATTTTAACAAATCCCATATGGCATGTAAATTTGACTGAGAATCAGTTTTAATAAATCAGACATGTATGTACCATATGCTTTTATGCTGCCAATTTTCTGAGTATCTAGCTTGAAAATTATGCTGACCAACAATATGAATTATGACTGGCTAGAGACTGATGTCCAAGACAGTGTAAACCAAGGATTCAGCATCATTTAAACTGATACTTGTACGTTCTAAGTTTTCTAGGTCACTACACTGCCCTGGGAACAGCTTCTTCACACCCAGGATTTAGGAGATTCATCACATTTAATCTGCGGCTGAGTGCTGCTAGAGCAATGGCGGTGCATCAGTGCTGGGAGAAGTCTACAACCACTGGCTAACTGGTACACAGAGAAAATAGTTGCCAGTCACTTACTTCTGTTGTTTGGTTCACATTAATCTGTAACAACTGGAGACTATGTATTACATGTGGGCCCATTAGGTATATTCCCGAAGGCTCAGTTGGAAATCTACATTCATCTCTCAGTGGTTCATGAGAgtaactctccctccttctcacgaCCCGAACACGCTGAGTTCCTATAGGAGCTTCTGAGATTGGTCTAAGGCACGTAACATCTTGTCCAAGGCAGACAGTGACTGGTCGTGGGCGATGCTTTGGTGCCTGGCCTCCAGCACTCAGGCGTAACATCTATTTTGAGGAAGAGCTCTGATAATCTCGACTGCAAGTCTTTAGAATCTCAAGTCTGTACAGTAGGTCAGAGTCTGGCTTGTCCCAACAGCCACGGACTTGCAGCTGACAACTACCACTTTGCCTGgaatctttctttttatatatctaacaATCTTGGACAAGTCATATATGATTTCATCAATTTCATAGCCTTGCCACATTTGCATGTGTAAATAGTGCTGCATGAGACAGGGCCCATCTAGCTAAAACTTACCTCGCAGTTTATAATTCAATAATCTTCTTTAAATACTGGACACAAGGGCAAATTTCAGCTTCATATATTGTATAACAGGTTCTACTAAATGCCTTTATGTCAGAGATGGCTTTGAGTAGGTCCAATAACTGTATGTCACATAACCTTATCTcacagaaatataataatcacTGCATAAGACTTTATAGTCTATACATTAATCATTAAGTCTGCAGCATTAAAACAACAGTGTAATTAAATTTTACCACTAATGAATAAAcaattgtattatttattttcatacattAAATGTCTTCTTAATTAGCTAATAACCTGTCACTGATGGTTTTCTTATCATTTAAAGAAACTTTGTTTCTCTTTGGttgagataaaaataaacagtatATCCTAATGCAGGTGTCCTACACAAGCCGTTTGCTTCCTTTTAcgagattattatttttacatttgtgTGTTATATCTATTTAGTGAAACATGAACAAAACAAAGTCTTTACTTTAATAACTGTAAACATAAATAATCATCGAAAGAGTGTCTCAGCAGGGGATGAAATACTTTTGCCTGTATTTATAACAAGCATCACAGCAGCTTGTATGGAACTGATTGGAGTTCTGTAGAGTTGAGATATATTCAAATCATTATTAGGGCAAGACTATTTAGTGAACTTTTAGAATGTACAATTTACAGAATTTAAATCACAAGGTAAGAAAGTCTATCCCTGGATATTGAAAGGGAAGGACATCATTTTGGAATCAATGAGGTTTTTATATAACAATGCTTGCTTTAATGGACTTCAAAGACCAGCACTTACAAAACTGTTTCAGTGCAATGGAGAGCCCATGTTGCAATATAGCAAATTGTGTGACTATATCAGAATCAAATATCTTTTATAATTCTTGCCTCTTTATCTGCATCTGGCAAAGGCTTCAGGCAAAACCAGCGATGCCACCAACAACAATTTTTACCTCCCTTGAACCAGACTCCACCACTCATGAGAAGCAACATTCGGAAAGGGAATACAACAATAATTAGTGTGCCAAAGATGGAACATGATCCACTGCAGCTCGTTTCTCCATCTGGGACATACACTGACAGTATACGAAGAGGTCAATGAATAAAAGCAGTGACACACATCCAAGCACAACATAGACACTCACCTTGGGTAAAGTTGATGCTTTCCTCATGCTTTTGGGACTTTTAGGGAGGTCCGCATGGAGGGGAGATGCTGGGTGAGAGTGTGGGTGAACATTGGCATGCCCTTGTGGGTAGTGGAGTGGGACTGCGGGCTCTGGTGTCACAGCATGCACGGGTCGAGGCAGACGAGTGGCCAACTTCTTTAAGGAACTCTTTCGCTTTTCACACATCATTTGTACATCTTCTATACGTTTCAGTACCTGAATATTACACACTCTGTTAGGATATTTTCTTTGCGGAATAATCTAAAAGCAAAGCAAGTGAGATATCAGCATTATAATGGTGCCAAATAAGCTGGGCTGATTAATAGGAAAAATAATCATTTGATTTTCTCATTTGATATTAATTAATTTTTGGATTTTATATAGCTTCAGGTATTGATATTTTtcccaaaggaaaaaaataaaggcaaaagCAAATGAAATGTATACTGATAAGCACAGGCCAAAAATAGGATAAAATCTTCTCACCTGTTGCACTAAGCCCTTCGTTTCAGGGGTGATGACATCCTCAAACATAGTCCTAAGTTCACGACTGGTTCCCAGCCGACTGTACTCAGAGGAAGCCAAAAATTCATCCAATTCCCTAAGAGCTTCCTCGGCAAATTCTGGGGCTTGACATCGCTCTATCTGCTGTGAGGCTAAGAGTTCCACACCTTCTGTGCACCACTTATTTGCCTGTAATATCCCAAAATAATTTTGTTTCATGTTCAGCCGCTCTCGTCCTCTTCATATCTATTTCAATTTTTTCTATCACTGCTGCTTactcatatttcttctttctattaaAATCAGTAATTATCTACTATCTTTTTCCCTTTACAAGGATAACTAGAAACATCTTTTGCTCTTGTTAAACAGGTGAGAAGCAGCAGTCTAAAAGCTGTTTGTgtcaatataaataaacagaacaaTAATTCCAAGTGTCTGATAAAGCCTTAATCATATTAAACCTCAAAATTATTTAATTTCTTGAATTaagttttttatttacatatacagcaATTTTAGCCCATGTTAGACTCACCTGTTCAATACGCTCTTGCAAGTCTCGGCACTTGTGTAACGTTTCCAGTCTGTTAGTTATGCGGTCGTGGAAAGCGTCCCTCATCCGTACTAGCTCTACGCACTTTGGCTGAATGGAGTCCACGGCATAATGCTGACTTTCAATCAACTGTGTGCCAATGATGCGTAGCTCCTCTGCTTTTTCCAGCTGGTCCTGCACAAAGGAAGATGATTCATTTATGCTTTGTATTTAGTATAGTTTATATGACTACATATTGCAAAATCTGATGTAAGTTAACATTTTATTCATGCAGTCTTATACAAAGGTTTTCTTAAATACAGAAAATCTATCTGAAGGGTTCCTACAAGTAAAAAAAAGCTGAATATGTCATTTACATAACTAGAATAGTACTGAAATCGCACAGAAAATTTTGCACACTCGGTACAAGAGGTTGGGAAGGATTAAGGAAACCCCTGTCGCTTCATCAAATTGTTAATGTTAATTGTTAATTGCTACTATAATAATGACTTATTATAGCTGTATATTCACTTTAGTACTTAATTATTAGGAAATCTGACATCAATCATTGAAACAGAtgtcaaaatcattataaaatatatgttttcttttgcaAATTTGTTCTGACCAAAGGTGAGCTATCAAGGAAATATGTAAAAGTCAGGAAAGCGAACACAAAATCTAGTCTCATCACTCTGTTGAAAGATGTAAAACAAATTTTTGCCTTGAATGAGAAGCTTCACATCTGAgcattgtaaaaaataaaaattcatggACAAGAATGAGCAATTTGTGAATGCAAGGAACGTAACATACATTGCTTGGTGGAATTATTTTCTCTCACTCGTACCTTTCAGTTAATTTTTATGCAAAGAAAGAAGAACACTTACTGCAGTCATCATATGGAAATCCTGAGCTTCTGCTAATAGCTGGTCTACATGGTGTACAGAATCCCCAATCTCTGACATTGCGGACAACTGCTTCAGTGAAATTTCCAGGCATTGCTGAAAGAGTATGTCATGTTACCTCACtttgtaaatgaaaaaaacaccTCATGAATTAATTCAAAGTACTTCTCTGAAAACTATAGAATGTACTGTTCCCTTTAAAGTTCTTGGACTGTCTATAAGGATAGAAGGCACTCACTTGCAGTTCCCTAAAGTCTGTCTCAAAGCGTCTCAGCTGGAGGCACTGTGTAAGCCGTCCCTCATGCCGGGTCCAAAATTCATCAAAGGTTCTCTCAGTTTCTTCCAGCTGTACCAACAGTCGTTCTACTGCTGTCACATTGATTAACTTGTCGGGACACAAACGGGCCGTACGAGGCTCCCCAGGGCGCTTGATACAATTGAGTAGAGTTTCTCCATGGCGGGAGGCAGACAACAGGTCATCTTTCAGTGCATTGTATTCTGAAGTCTGAGGAAAAAAGACATTACTTATTTACTCAAAGAAGCAaagtttatatatctttctcataTGATACACTTAGCACAACACCTCAAGCAAGGCATGTACAAAAAAGCTTGTCAAGATcactacagaaaaaaaatatatacttacttGAGACTGCAGAAGCTCCTCAGTGGATGTAACATCATTGGGGAACTCCGTCTCCTGCAACTTCTGTGTGAAAGCTCTCAAGGAGGCACTGATCTCCTGGGTGTTGGCGCTGAACTTCTCCACTGCCTGCAACCAGAGGGATGTGGAGGGTTTCGGGAAGGAAGGGACAACAAGCGAACATGCCACCACACTCCAATAAGGCCACAAACTAAAGCTTCCTTGCCTAGTTCAAATGGCAGGAAAAGTGATATATTATACTTTGTTAAGAGTGAGGAGACATTGTGGAGAGAGCACAGACATGAGCATTAGAACTCTCACCTGAATAAGTTATCATACACAGGATATAAGTATAATTTAAACAGTTAAATCTAGAATAGTATATTTtcacaaacagagaaaagagtTAACACTGAAAGACACATACAGGACTAAAAAGCAATCCTAATCATTGGACAGACATGAACTGGCATCAAGTGTGGCAAACAGAGTGGCGTGTCTCCTACACTACTAATCCACGCCACCCTCGCATCCACACTTGTACActctgtgcatgtatacataaatatatatatatatatatatatatatatatatatatatatatatatatatatatatatatatatatatatatttattatatatatatatatctatatatatatatatatatatacatatatttttatatattcatatatatatatacatatatatttatatattcatatatatatatacatatatatttatctattcatatatatatatatatatatatatatatatatatatatatatatatgtgtgtgtgtgtgtgtgtgtgtgtgtgtgtgtgtgtgtgtgtgtgtgtgtgtgtgtgtgtgtgtgtgtgtgtgtgtgtgtgtgtgtgtgtgtgtgtgtgtgtgtgcgtgtctctttatatatatatatatatatatatatatatatatatatatatatatatatatatatatatatatatacataaatatatgtgtgtgtgtgtgtatgtatatatatatatatatatatatatatatacacatatatgtatatacatatagatatgtatatacatatatatacatatacatatatatataaatatacatatatacatatatgtacatgtttatatatatatatatatatatatattatattatgtatatataagtatatataagtatatataagtatatatatgaatatatatgtatatatatgtatatatatatatatatatatatatatatatatatatatatatgtatatatatgtatatatatacacatatgtgtatatatacacatatgtgtatatatacacatatatgtatatacatatagatatgtacatacatatacatatacatatatacatatatacatatatgtacatatatatatatatatatatatatatatatgtatatatatgaatatatatgtatatgtgtatagatgtgtatgtataggtatgtatgtgtatatatgtatgtgtttatatatgtgtttatatatatatatatatatatatatatatatatatatatatatatatatatatatatatatatatatatacgcacatgaaaAAAATGGAACACAGAACACATGTTAGCCTCTCAAAATGTCCTTGTACCTTGTGTGAACACTTATCCACAGGGAGATTATAAAAAATACCCAAGGAAACGACAAAACGGGCAGCCCTGGACGTCCGGAGTGAGGGTAGGGTGACGGAACACAGGGGGCGCGGCGCCCACGCCCAGCCAGGGGCGCGGCTGCCGGGGTCACGCGCCCCACACGTGGGACCACGCCCTGCCGCGGAGGTCACCAAATAATAATGAACGAGAAAAGGAcaggaataaataaatgcactGTGACGTCACCACTGGGTCCCAGGGATATCGAAGTGGGGGACCATCAATGTCAGCACAGACAGGGGCAGGAGCACCCTAGGGCCGGGGGTGCCAGGCTCACCAGGGCGGGACACCAACACGTGAGGGAGACCACCGGGGAAGGAACCCACCAGCGGTGGGGGGGCAGCTAGTACAACCTCGGGccagagtaaaaacaaaaaaacaaaaaaaagattctGCTGAGATATACTTCTTGATTATCGTAAATAAATTTGAGGAACATGGCCATCAAAGAACAGATCCGCGGACGCTGCTGTATCGTAGGAATTTAGCACCACTGCTTCCCTAACCCTGAGGGAGTGCCAGGAGAATAAGACTCCCGGCTGGCACTCCCCGCCACTACCGCTCGCGTCCGCCGTGGCATTCCTACGATACAGGCAGGCGCGAGGGGCGGCTGAGGGCCAGGGGCGTGAAGGAGGCCCGAGGGTACGTGAGGGGCGGTGTGGGGGGTTCTGGGGTGGCCCTGCCCCTCGGCCCCGGGGGCGGCACTGTACCTGCTTGAGAGTGGCCACGGCGTGCTGGATCTGTCGGGAAAAGAGTTGCTCATTGTAGAAGCGGTGGTAGCCGGGGCGGCGCTGTGtcagggagagcagagagggccGCGTTAGACATTTGTGAGGGGAGGAGCTGCGTGTGGCACTGTGAGGACTGTGTTGTGTTCGAAGCAATTCGAGGAAAAGGTTCGTTACCAGACACTCGTTCAAGGAGGAGGCTGCGCGGAGTCTTTGTAAGCGGAGCGGGTTGCGTGTGACAGCAGGAAGCGGAGGGAGGTTCGCTCTCGGCTACCTGGAAGGGGCCGCTGGGGCACAGGGTCGAGTCCACTACTTCGGGAAGGAGGGGGCGCTGAGCGGAGGTCGCTTCGGGAGTCGGTTGTGAGACGGCATGGTAAAGGCGGGATTTAGTCTGAGGCTCGAACTACAGACGCAAAATctgatctcttttttttttaattgcaatCTGATCAAGGACGTTGCTGATTTTCAACAGCTGGACTGAACGGGGAGAAATAACTGTTTTGGTTGAGTTAGCGGAGGCGAAAGGCAACGCCGAAAGaggcgagaaagggaggaaacaccaggaaagaaaggaaagtggacaacggagagaagaggaaggatacgAAAACAAGAAAAGCGGAGGAACATTGAGGTCGTCAAGCTTCACTTTACGCGAGTCAGGCATCGCATCTTCCCAAATCGTTAGCTTTTCGTTTTTCCCAATAAAATACATAAtttaattgatatatacatattctcatatatatacaatatatacaatatatatgtatatatatatatatatatatatatatatatatatatatatatatatatatatatatatatggatgtgcgtATGAAcgtgaatatgcatgtgtgtgtgtatgtttatgtataggaatatacgtatgtttatctttatacgcgcgcatgcgtgtgtatatgggcactttatgcacacacacttaactTAATAttgacaaaacaaaatacaggtaTCACTGTTTAACAAGAACCAGATTTTATTTAGTTAACTCATGTTAAGGTACATATTTAGGCCCACAAGCATGTAATTAGGGCGATCTGTTCCATTTATTTAGGCGCGAGTTCCCTTGCCGTCGCGTGGGAGAGCGGGGGGGGCCTACCCAAGGGGGGGCCA harbors:
- the LOC113825221 gene encoding guanine nucleotide exchange factor DBS-like isoform X4 — protein: MSRRLWNLLEWLVPDQGGDAAAAAPTAPAALHQDAVRPGTAGRRTHTPRRPTTPTLSASGGIYQAGGQGLAATQLRSSVSYTEGCVDRRYDTGDAAKSLLEKLRTKTPAKARPDPADAASPVTNNNENEPESKNVSAGGEKRKDEAKGSVGGASEEKAPVAGRSRRRSLPDSTEEAPRPHPHPSARFSLPRKFSMQASRRSSAIRRRVGKAGADVMRASVDAARDKEGGPPHAAQRADVISTSDEDDETRARGQIRRKPTKTRSDYSLHLDDSALGSSSTDTPEILSDPPRGGRDGAPGILTFSTGQLSAMTSSVRDAVTSMAREAVTSGARDRVTNIAAPSYLHEAVLSLGDGRFSPSTPGKRDVVLPPLHGEPRPPTTPTAGPLAAITPTSSLRSNLKHKGQLRRKRSDSGHSVTFDLPEDCDNLGGAKARFKDDAEPLSKCMKEQCNRSKQSSGKKEATDSDRTPDAEELPALLARAEAAEAAARASLRSGESDAPADGDLAAGERTPDSILDSDLSTTHILSPEDVLSWPRDDSQVFTWHQPLQQVDPVVTPPRVPNGVPQPAAASQRLHLSLGGSDNSLDQNITSLSDDGQTFCLNLPPLPPPRCSPLSPQFLPSLTWSSGESGCSGGSSARGPDSGYWGTGEGAVGTGRRGVKVVTQGRELYLPYAFLHHGRLRLRIVRDEVLEEGGCALSVRDVSELLHAQYAIITGGKSREGCPILTFPDKGNFAQLGDEEYRKLIIYLTSVPSLQDADMGFVLVIDRRNDKWNSVKTVLLKISGFFPGLITVAYVLRPAGFFQKAISEVSNKIFRDEFKFRVVVCNCVADLHEYIDRNQLTEDLDGCIPYNHDEWIEQRVAVEKFSANTQEISASLRAFTQKLQETEFPNDVTSTEELLQSQTSEYNALKDDLLSASRHGETLLNCIKRPGEPRTARLCPDKLINVTAVERLLVQLEETERTFDEFWTRHEGRLTQCLQLRRFETDFRELQQCLEISLKQLSAMSEIGDSVHHVDQLLAEAQDFHMMTADQLEKAEELRIIGTQLIESQHYAVDSIQPKCVELVRMRDAFHDRITNRLETLHKCRDLQERIEQANKWCTEGVELLASQQIERCQAPEFAEEALRELDEFLASSEYSRLGTSRELRTMFEDVITPETKGLVQQLGDSGDSPDWVGDAEAARAKRGHVLRELLDTERIYVSELCSILKGYKDEMLNPEMQPLIPINLYGKSDILFGNMEDIFRFHNDVFLRDLENCINTPELIGLCFVQRKDTFHRLYSLYCQNKPQSEELRRQVGDQNPFFKECQRRLHHKLPLGAYLLKPVQRITKYQLLLKDLLKCVEGSQGRRELQEAVDTMLTVLKCLNDSMHQVAITGFPGNLADLGKLLMQGPFSVWNDSKKGLRELRLKPAQRHIFLYEKMLLFTKRTGKDTDRATYHFKNALKMSQVGLTESVRGHKGDVRKFEVWLQGRQEVHTILAPSSEVKDLWVKEIKRVLLDQFEYLKGENIKQYSARIQKGASLNGIRIPPLSPTTQHRALRQTASWDIAGNGVTGSGGSISSSSSEGRPGGEPSREIGKRSLRIKSVDATLGDAPEEEEESWSSDYSASDEEEDQETFSESTEYTSSRFLVLADYNAMGGSEVSLREGDYVDLIKVGCAGWWYVRVSGTPYEGWAPAAYLERVLKKGSRSSPSVSSQESSSGLKHATSKSSVASLSAKSEEVNIM